One segment of Trichlorobacter ammonificans DNA contains the following:
- a CDS encoding class I SAM-dependent rRNA methyltransferase, with protein MQQRIVGADTVRMLELGHPWVIADHFTKRWPKGTAGDLVQLVDERGKALATALLDPADRVVARVLSRKPVQLDRRWLLERFRHALILREQYLDLLDTDAYRLVNGEGDGLPGLTVDRYGDYLMVQLYCEGWRPHLKLLTAVLQELLNPNGIYEKARPQNTRELEAVSDSKCYGRLLAGTAAPRRLEVQENGLTFLVSMEEGLNTGLFLDQRENRRALLPRMAGKRFLNLFAYTGAFSVAAAAAGAAQVTSVDVSSGYTDWNRANFEANRLNIKKHRFLVGDCLAKLAELAAAREQFDVVLMDPPSFSTTGKGRFTTRGGTSDLVAASLPLLPEGGLLICSSNHQKTDLADYLKELRRGALQAGCDLRVIEQRGQPADFPFPATFPEGRYLKYVLCVKTE; from the coding sequence ATGCAACAACGAATCGTAGGAGCAGACACCGTCAGAATGCTGGAACTGGGGCATCCCTGGGTAATCGCCGACCACTTCACCAAACGCTGGCCCAAAGGCACTGCCGGCGACCTGGTACAGTTGGTCGACGAGCGCGGCAAAGCGCTGGCTACCGCGTTGCTGGACCCGGCGGACCGGGTGGTGGCGCGGGTGCTCTCCCGGAAGCCGGTGCAGCTTGACCGGCGCTGGCTGCTGGAGAGATTCCGGCATGCATTAATCCTACGGGAGCAGTACCTCGACCTGCTCGACACCGACGCCTACCGTCTGGTGAACGGCGAAGGGGACGGCCTCCCCGGCCTCACTGTGGACCGCTACGGCGACTACCTGATGGTGCAACTCTACTGCGAAGGCTGGCGACCGCATCTGAAGCTGCTGACCGCTGTATTGCAGGAGTTGTTGAATCCCAACGGTATTTACGAAAAGGCCCGTCCCCAGAATACCCGCGAACTGGAAGCGGTCAGCGATTCGAAATGCTATGGCAGGCTGCTGGCCGGCACCGCCGCGCCACGCCGCCTGGAGGTGCAGGAAAACGGCCTGACCTTTCTGGTTTCAATGGAAGAAGGGCTGAACACCGGTCTGTTTCTGGACCAACGGGAGAACCGCCGGGCACTGCTGCCCCGCATGGCGGGCAAACGGTTCCTGAACCTGTTTGCCTACACCGGCGCTTTTTCCGTGGCAGCCGCCGCAGCCGGAGCAGCCCAGGTGACCTCGGTGGATGTCTCGTCAGGCTATACCGACTGGAACCGAGCAAATTTCGAGGCCAACCGGCTCAACATCAAAAAGCACCGGTTCCTGGTGGGGGACTGCCTGGCCAAACTGGCGGAGTTGGCAGCGGCACGCGAACAGTTCGACGTCGTCCTGATGGACCCCCCTTCCTTTTCCACCACCGGTAAAGGGCGTTTCACCACCCGGGGCGGCACCAGCGATCTGGTGGCCGCCAGCCTGCCGCTTCTGCCGGAGGGGGGGCTGCTGATCTGCTCTTCCAACCACCAGAAGACCGATCTGGCCGACTACCTGAAGGAACTGCGCCGGGGAGCCCTGCAGGCAGGCTGTGACCTGCGGGTGATCGAACAGCGGGGCCAGCCGGCCGACTTCCCCTTTCCGGCCACCTTTCCGGAGGGGCGGTATCTGAAATACGTGCTCTGTGTAAAAACGGAATAG
- a CDS encoding phage holin family protein, which translates to MGFLFNWLISGLAIVIAAYLLPGIRLSGFFAALVTALVLGLINAVIKPVLLLLTLPINLLTLGLFTLVINALLVLLTSKIVPGFQVDGFWWALAFSVVLTLVNFGLSIFKS; encoded by the coding sequence ATGGGATTCCTGTTCAACTGGCTGATCTCCGGTCTGGCCATTGTGATTGCCGCCTACCTGCTGCCCGGCATCCGGCTGAGCGGTTTCTTCGCGGCCCTGGTGACCGCCCTGGTGCTGGGGCTGATCAATGCCGTCATCAAGCCGGTGCTGCTGCTGCTGACCCTGCCGATCAACCTGCTGACCCTGGGGCTGTTCACCCTGGTGATCAACGCCTTGCTGGTCCTGCTGACCAGTAAAATCGTTCCCGGCTTCCAGGTGGACGGTTTCTGGTGGGCTCTTGCCTTCAGCGTGGTGCTGACCCTGGTCAACTTCGGGCTCAGCATCTTTAAGTCATAA
- a CDS encoding NifU family protein produces MLEKVQAVLDQVRPMLQRDGGDVELVEVTADNIVKVKLQGACGSCPMSTMTLKMGIEKAIKEQIPEIVEVQQVR; encoded by the coding sequence ATGCTTGAAAAGGTACAGGCAGTGCTGGATCAGGTCCGCCCCATGCTGCAGCGTGACGGCGGTGATGTTGAACTGGTGGAGGTGACGGCCGATAACATCGTCAAGGTAAAGCTGCAGGGTGCCTGCGGTTCCTGCCCCATGTCCACCATGACCCTCAAGATGGGGATTGAAAAGGCGATCAAGGAGCAGATTCCGGAGATCGTTGAGGTACAGCAGGTTCGCTAG